In Strix uralensis isolate ZFMK-TIS-50842 chromosome 10, bStrUra1, whole genome shotgun sequence, a single window of DNA contains:
- the ALAS1 gene encoding 5-aminolevulinate synthase, non-specific, mitochondrial has protein sequence MEAVVRRCPFLARVSQAFLQKAGPSLLLYAQHCPRMMEAAPPAAARALATTAARGQQAEEETPTARREAKNAKEVAQPNADGTQPPTGHPPAGASQSSATKCPFLAAQMNHENSNVFCKASLELQEDVQEMQADRKGTEFAKIPTTSTVRNIETEGEEQSGLLRKFKDIMLKQRPESVSHLLQDNLPKSVSTFQYDQFFEKKIDEKKKDHTYRVFKTVNRKAQIFPMADDYTDSLITKKEVSVWCSNDYLGMSRHPRVCGAVIDTLKQHGAGAGGTRNISGTSKFHVDLEKELADLHGKDAALLFSSCFVANDSTLFTLAKMLPGCEIYSDSGNHASMIQGIRNSRVPKHIFRHNDVNHLRELLEKSDPSTPKIVAFETVHSMDGAVCPLEELCDVAHEHGAITFVDEVHAVGLYGAQGGGIGDRDGIMHKMDIISGTLGKAFGCVGGYISSTSSLIDTVRSYAAGFIFTTSLPPMLLAGALESVRTLKSAEGQVLRRQHQRNVKLLRQMLMDAGLPVVHCPSHIIPIRVADAAKNTEICDKLMSQHSIYVQAINYPTVPRGEELLRIAPTPHHTPQMMSYFLEKLLTTWKDVGLELKPHSSAECNFCRRPLHFEVMSERERSYFSGMSKLVSVSA, from the exons ATGGAAGCGGTGGTGCGACGCTGCCCGTTCCTGGCCCGCGTCTCGCAGGCCTTCCTGCAGAAGGCCGGGCCCTCCCTGCTCCTCTATGCCCAGCACTGCCCCCGGATGATGGAGGCGGCCCCCCCAGCCGCCGCCCGTGCCCTGGCCACGACCGCCGCCCGCGGGCAGCAGGCGGAGGAGGAGACCCCCACCGCCCGCCGCG AGGCCAAAAATGCCAAAGAGGTGGCCCAGCCGAATGCAGATGGAACCCAGCCACCTACTGGCCACCCACCTGCCGGTGCTAGCCAGAGCTCTGCTACCAAATGCCCGTTCCTGGCAGCTCAGATGAATCACGAGAACAGTAATGTTTTCTGCAAAGCCAGCCTAGAACTCCAAGAGGATGTGCAGGAAATGCAGGCGGACAGGAAAG GTACAGAATTTGCCAAAATACCAACTACTTCCACAGTGAGGAACATTGAGACTGAGGGAGAAGAGCAGAGTGGCTTGCTCAGGAAGTTTAAGGATATTATGCTGAAGCAAAGGCCGGAAAGTGTCTCTCATCTGCTTCAGGATAATTTGCCAAAAT CTGTATCCACCTTTCAGTATGATCAGTTCTTTGAGAAAAAGATAGATGAAAAGAAGAAGGATCACACCTACCGAGTATTCAAAACAGTGAACCGAAAGGCACAAATCTTTCCCATGGCAGATGACTATACTGATTCTCTGATCACCAAGAAGGAGGTGTCTGTCTGGTGCAGCAATGATTACCTGGGGATGAGTCGTCACCCTCGTGTGTGTGGAGCAGTTAT AGATACACTGAAACAACatggtgctggagcaggaggcacAAGAAATATTTCGGGAACAAGTAAATTTCATGTTGATTTGGAAAAAGAACTAGCTGATCTTCATGGGAAAGATGCAGCACTGTTGTTCTCATCTTGCTTTGTAGCCAATGACTCCACTCTCTTCACTCTAGCTAAAATGCTGCCAG GCTGTGAGATCTACTCTGATTCTGGAAACCATGCCTCTATGATCCAGGGGATCCGTAACAGCAGGGTGCCAAAACACATATTTCGCCATAATGATGTCAACCATCTTCGAGAACTATTGGAGAAGTCTGATCCATCTACCCCTAAAATTGTTGCATTTGAAACTGTTCACTCAATGGATG GTGcagtctgccctctggaagagCTGTGTGACGTGGCCCACGAGCATGGGGCAATCACTTTTGTGGATGAAGTGCATGCTGTGGGGCTGTACGGAGCTCAAGGTGGCGGTATAGGAGACCGGGATGGAATCATGCACAAGATGGACATCATCTCTGGAACACTTG GCAAAGCATTTGGTTGTGTAGGAGGCTACATCTCCAGTACAAGTTCTCTGATAGACACGGTTCGCTCGTACGCTGCTGGCTTTATTTTCACCACGTCCCTGCCACCCATGCTCTTAGCTGGTGCCCTAGAATCCGTCCGAACGCTGAAGAGCGCGGAGGGGCAAGTTCTGAGGCGCCAGCACCAACGCAATGTGAAGCTTCTGAGACAGATGCTGATGGATGCAGGGCTTCCTGTGGTGCACTGCCCCAGCCACATCATTCCAATAAGG GTTGCAGATGCTGCTAAAAATACTGAGATCTGTGACAAGCTGATGAGCCAGCACAGCATCTACGTCCAAGCAATCAACTACCCCACAGTTCCCCGTGGAGAAGAGCTACTACGTATTGCCCCTACGCCTCACCACACCCCTCAGATGATGAGCTATTTTCTTG AAAAACTGCTGACTACATGGAAGGATGTTGGTCTGGAGCTGAAACCACATTCATCAGCTGAATGCAACTTCTGTAGAAGACCCCTACACTTTGAAGTGATGAGTGAACGGGAAAGATCCTACTTCAGTGGCATGAGCAAACTAGTATCTGTCAGTGCATGA